One Eremothecium cymbalariae DBVPG#7215 chromosome 2, complete sequence DNA window includes the following coding sequences:
- the ESA1 gene encoding NuA4 histone acetyltransferase complex catalytic subunit ESA1 (similar to Ashbya gossypii ACR138W), whose amino-acid sequence MANEEEKELGISKYIEDVDDVVIGCKCWVEKDGEQRLAEILSISNRRQPPKFYVHYEDFNKRLDEWILSSRINFKREVTYPKPKDPDEKKKKKQKKSTTPQVIEGETPDEADIMDLENLNVQGLRDEGISRDDELKKLRTSGSMTQNPHEVARVRNLSKIIMGKHEIEPWYFSPYPIELTDEDVVYIDDFSLQYFGSKKQYERYRTKCTLRHPPGNEIYRDDYISFFEIDGRKQRTWCRNLCLLSKLFLDHKTLYYDVDPFLFYCMTHRDDLGHHLVGYFSKEKESADGYNVACILTLPQYQRMGYGRLLIEFSYELSKKENKVGSPEKPLSDLGLLSYRAYWSDTLIKLLVENGSEVTIDEISNMTSMTTTDILHTAKALNILLYYKGQHILFLNEDVLLQYEKLLAKKKRSINPERLMWKPPVFTASQLRFAW is encoded by the coding sequence ATGGCTAATGAGGAGGAGAAAGAACTTGGAATTTCTAAATACATAGaggatgttgatgatgttgttATTGGTTGCAAGTGCTGGgttgaaaaagatggaGAACAACGTTTAGCagaaattttatcaatCAGCAACAGAAGACAACCTCCAAAGTTTTATGTTCATTATGAAGACTTCAACAAGAGATTGGATGAGTGGATTTTATCTTCGAGGATAAATTTTAAACGAGAAGTGACATATCCCAAACCAAAAGATCcagatgaaaagaagaagaagaaacagaagaagAGTACAACTCCGCAAGTTATAGAGGGAGAGACTCCCGATGAAGCAGATATTATGGATTTAGAGAACTTGAATGTTCAAGGTTTACGAGATGAAGGAATAAGTAGAGACGATGAGCTCAAAAAGTTGAGGACTTCCGGCTCTATGACACAGAATCCGCATGAAGTGGCTCGGGTGAGAAATTTAAGCAAGATAATTATGGGGAAACATGAGATAGAGCCATGGTATTTTTCCCCATATCCCATCGAACTTACCGATGAAGATGTGGTATACATTGATGATTTTTCGTTGCAGTATTTTGGATCCAAAAAGCAATATGAAAGGTATAGAACTAAGTGTACTCTACGACATCCTCCAGGAAATGAGATTTACCGAGATGACTacatttcattttttgaaatagatGGTAGGAAACAAAGAACGTGGTGCAGAAACCTATGTCTGTTATCAAAGCTATTCTTAGATCATAAAACATTATACTATGATGTTGATCCGTTCCTATTTTATTGTATGACCCATAGAGATGATTTGGGACATCATTTAGTTGGTTACTTTTCCAAGGAAAAGGAATCTGCAGACGGTTATAACGTTGCATGCATCTTAACATTACCTCAATACCAAAGAATGGGTTATGGCCGCCTGCTAATCGAGTTTTCGTATGAGTTatctaaaaaggaaaacaaAGTTGGATCCCCAGAAAAACCGTTATCTGATCTGGGACTCCTTTCGTATAGAGCATATTGGTCGGATACATTAATCAAATTACTAGTAGAAAACGGATCTGAAGTTACGATTGATGAAATCAGCAACATGACTTCTATGACCACAACAGATATATTGCACACTGCAAAAGCTTTGAATATTCTGCTATATTACAAGGGCCAACATATACTTTTCCTCAATGAAGATGTATTGCTGCAATATGAAAAGTTGCTGGCCAAGAAGAAAAGGTCAATAAACCCCGAAAGGTTGATGTGGAAACCGCCTGTTTTTACCGCGTCTCAATTAAGATTTGCTTGgtaa
- the KIP2 gene encoding Kip2p (similar to Ashbya gossypii ACR145W) — translation MRPVSMENSVPRSASPLPQTPGSSSMGLCIQNGAIKRSSVLHHPQATYITPLVKSEGTYSRPSSPFRQSSPLLKRSESGGSGGSPESPNTVSSSTSGLSSGNGTITGLYTGKVSVAIRIKPSDSALKDSWYGTSNKLMHTEFGEFQFDHVFTKEVTNSEVYMALGQPIVDKLFQGYNATIFAYGMTGSGKTFTMSGTKQDPGLIPLCVGNMFDRVMEETSKSTEHKYEVKVSYLEIYNEKIYDLLSITEANGAVASRQLGRNSSGLKIRDDSKYGVKVVDLTEQQVESHGEVIKWIAAGDKNRKTGETDFNSRSSRSHAIVLLRLTRCELKTGTEVTSTLSLCDLAGSERAVTQLVRRKEGAFINKSLLALGTVIAKLSANSAGSGSGSNGQPPSAMGGHIPYRDSKLTRILQPALTGDSIITTICTIDSKSESNSETTNTVRFASRAKNISLNVRKNEMDTSNEKDSIIQNLRKQLDEQHATIAALRRNNSTSSRKLDNRRVSSGGSLTERAHNMEKGLLEVENNILKTKLEHCEKLLDKDMVVLEDPHVREIVDMLPQDIASVLESKVQGMESQLRQYRHYVQRLESDLIKSQKNIIETHTVQFNRQSTVNIQEKYGGEIDVELLLEEQESELIELRRALERKDKMIEALQSARRLRDSARSPVTTVVLNRKELSVQDMKVIEDI, via the coding sequence atgaggcCTGTTAGTATGGAGAATTCTGTGCCGAGAAGCGCATCGCCGTTGCCACAAACACCTGGGTCGAGCTCTATGGGGTTATGTATACAGAACGGGGCAATCAAAAGAAGCTCGGTGTTACATCATCCACAGGCAACGTATATCACACCTCTAGTTAAGTCTGAAGGCACTTATAGTAGGCCATCAAGTCCTTTTAGACAGTCGTCGCCGTTGCTGAAGAGGTCTGAGAGTGGAGGAAGCGGTGGTAGTCCTGAGTCGCCCAACACGGTGAGCAGTAGTACCAGTGGGCTGAGTTCTGGTAATGGTACCATCACTGGGCTATACACGGGGAAAGTTTCGGTTGCTATTAGGATCAAGCCTTCAGATTCTGCGCTCAAAGATTCTTGGTATGGTACGAGTAACAAGCTTATGCATACTGAGTTCGGTGAATTTCAGTTCGATCATGTTTTTACCAAAGAGGTCACGAATTCAGAAGTTTACATGGCATTGGGGCAGCCGATTGTGGATAAGTTGTTTCAAGGGTACAATGCGACGATATTTGCATATGGTATGACGGGATCGGGCAAGACGTTTACTATGAGTGGGACTAAGCAGGATCCGGGATTGATTCCGTTATGTGTTGGGAATATGTTTGATAGAGTGATGGAGGAGACGTCAAAAAGCACAGAACACAAGTATGAAGTAAAAGTGTCATATCTGGAAATCTACAATGAGAAAATATATGATTTGTTGAGCATCACTGAGGCTAACGGGGCTGTAGCGTCACGACAACTGGGGAGGAACTCTAGTGGCTTAAAGATACGCGATGACTCCAAATATGGGGTTAAAGTGGTAGATTTGACGGAACAACAGGTTGAAAGCCATGGCGAGGTGATAAAATGGATAGCTGCTGGTGACAAGAATCGTAAAACTGGCGAGACAGACTTTAACTCAAGGTCTTCAAGATCGCATGCTATAGTGTTACTTCGACTAACGCGTTGTGAACTCAAAACCGGCACAGAGGTAACGAGTACGTTGTCATTATGCGACTTGGCGGGATCAGAACGAGCAGTCACACAGCTCGTAAGGAGGAAAGAAGGTGccttcatcaacaagtCGTTGTTAGCTTTGGGAACAGTGATTGCCAAACTAAGCGCCAACAGCGCTGGTAGTGGTTCAGGATCAAATGGTCAACCACCAAGTGCAATGGGCGGACACATTCCTTACCGGGACTCCAAATTGACTAGAATATTGCAACCTGCTTTAACAGGAGATAGTATCATAACCACTATCTGTACAATTGATTCGAAATCCGAATCCAACTCAGAGACTACAAACACTGTAAGATTCGCTTCAAGGGCAAAGAACATATCCTTGAATGTGCGTAAGAATGAAATGGATACAAGCAACGAAAAGGATAGCATAATACAGAACCTAAGGAAACAACTTGACGAACAACATGCAACGATCGCAGCATTAAGAAGGAATAACAGTACTAGCAGTCGCAAACTAGACAATCGACGCGTCTCTAGCGGAGGTAGCCTAACCGAACGAGCCCACAACATGGAAAAGGGCCTACTAGAAGTGGAAAACAATAttctaaaaacaaaattggAGCATTGTGAGAAATTGCTAGATAAAGATATGGTAGTATTGGAAGACCCTCACGTCAGGGAAATAGTAGACATGCTCCCCCAAGACATCGCTTCTGTATTGGAAAGTAAAGTCCAGGGAATGGAATCACAACTAAGACAGTACCGCCACTATGTACAAAGATTGGAATCCGACCTCATTAAATCACAAAAGAACATCATCGAAACACACACTGTCCAATTCAATCGACAAAGCACCGTGAATATTCAGGAGAAATACGGCGGTGAAATCGACGTAGAATTGTTGCTTGAGGAGCAAGAATCTGAACTCATAGAACTACGTAGAGCATTGGAACGCAAAGACAAAATGATCGAAGCATTGCAAAGTGCACGCAGACTAAGAGATAGCGCACGAAGTCCTGTAACCACCGTCGTTCTAAACAGGAAAGAACTCTCAGTTCAAGATATGAAAGTCATAGAGGACATTtag
- the RAD53 gene encoding serine/threonine/tyrosine protein kinase RAD53 (similar to Ashbya gossypii ACR142W), translating to MEYTTQPTQQGTQATQKYVIEKFSQEQIDDDVVCRVICTTGEMKIQDLKVDVLEVLRKKEAIKKTWNFGRNRHACDYHLGDINRLSNKHFQIMLGEDGNLLLKDLSTNGTWLNGNRVEKTQNMILSQGDEITVGTGVANDVRNLVVFINDSFHKKLELAKSEGLKSLNKHRSPRLPNPKSQLTGIFKDFSINDEVVGQGAFATVKKAVERKTGKTFAVKIISKRKVMGNVEGVTRELEVLHRLNHPRIVSLKGFYEDEESYYLLMEFVSGGDLMDFVAAHGSVGEDAGREITRQILEAVKYIHQQEISHRDLKPDNILIEQDDPVLVKITDFGLAKIQDNGTFMKTFCGTLAYVAPEVIDGKSLEEKSVNKNLYSSLVDMWSIGCLVYVILTGHLPFSGSTQEQLYEQISRGSYHEGPLKDFKISDEARDFIDALLQVNPRDRLTAAKALKHPWIQMAQMDSGAEWQVSLSQSLSQQKMTENVDDAQYEFLQAKRKADLQGAPENVENVGHAHREDAQGFKVPCQPPVRFSQLNPQLSPESYARHEPTSAQLVNASEDLREDENCDRRAQFQKIDDKGFSPSTLQPALSNSSSALCPRSSQQLCTKRSIKYLRQPDGLFITLIPLASSAIQQDIPIHQGINPFVLGRSEECHYRIEDNRLSRVHCYILKKRHPVGNSIHESPAQGLDDIWYCHSGTNPSYVNDIKLSTGTKIILQHGDELKIIWDKPHNSVISFRLHINDSAGLFNAAKGIPATRPLVKQTADELNLASKFIEIMHSKRAPAITTTTNSAAPLPGGPLPPTPPRIPTGTNPTTIATTTTTTTTTTTTPTITSSTTGSLPRVHSVSLSHDPNRKPKRAKLAQPDSDERTFQFL from the coding sequence ATGGAGTACACTACCCAACCTACTCAGCAGGGAACTCAGGCAACTCAAAAATATGTCATTGAGAAGTTCTCACAGGAACAGATAGACGATGATGTAGTATGCAGGGTCATTTGTACTACAGGAGAGATGAAAATTCAAGATCTCAAGGTAGATGTACTAGAGGTGTTGAGGAAGAAGGAAGCTATAAAAAAAACGTGGAACTTTGGTCGAAACAGACATGCATGCGATTACCATTTGGGGGATATAAATCGATTGTCGAACAAACACTTCCAGATCATGTTAGGTGAAGATGGTAATCTATTGTTGAAGGATCTATCCACTAATGGAACTTGGCTTAATGGTAATAGAGTTGAGAAGACGCAAAATATGATATTGAGTCAGGGTGACGAAATTACAGTTGGCACAGGGGTGGCTAACGACGTGCGCAATCTAGTTGTGTTCATCAATGATAGCTTCCACAAGAAACTTGAACTGGCTAAGTCGGAGGGATTGAAGAGCTTGAACAAGCACCGCAGCCCCAGGCttccaaatccaaaatcacAATTGACCGGGatatttaaagatttttctATAAATGACGAAGTAGTGGGCCAAGGGGCATTTGCAACAGTAAAGAAAGCAGTAGAGAGGAAGACGGGTAAGACATTTGCGGTGAAAATAATTAGCAAACGCAAAGTTATGGGAAATGTAGAAGGTGTGACCAGAGAGCTTGAAGTACTGCATCGGCTCAACCATCCAAGAATTGTTTCGTTAAAGGGGTtttatgaagatgaagaaagcTATTACCTGTTGATGGAGTTTGTATCAGGAGGGGATCTCATGGATTTTGTGGCTGCCCATGGATCTGTTGGGGAGGATGCTGGTAGGGAGATTACTAGACAAATCCTGGAGGCGGTGAAATATATCCACCAGCAAGAGATAAGCCATCGTGATTTGAAACCAGATAATATCTTAATTGAACAGGACGACCCAGTTCTGGTAAAAATCACCGATTTCGGTCTCGCTAAGATCCAAGACAATGGAACATTCATGAAGACTTTTTGCGGTACTCTAGCTTATGTTGCTCCTGAAGTAATAGATGGAAAATCTCTGGAGGAGAAGAGtgtaaacaaaaatctGTATTCTTCACTTGTGGATATGTGGTCAATTGGGTGTCTGGTATATGTCATTCTGACAGGACATCTCCCCTTTAGCGGTAGCACACAGGAACAACTATACGAGCAAATTTCCCGTGGTTCATACCACGAAGGACCTCTTAAagacttcaaaatatcCGATGAGGCCCGCGATTTCATCGATGCGTTGCTACAGGTCAACCCCAGAGATAGACTTACGGCAGCCAAAGCGTTAAAACATCCGTGGATACAGATGGCACAAATGGATAGTGGTGCAGAATGGCAAGTATCATTATCACAGTCGCTATCTCAACAGAAAATGACTGAGAACGTCGATGATGCCCAGTATGAATTTTTACAGGCAAAGAGAAAGGCGGATCTACAAGGCGCACCGGAAAATGTTGAGAATGTTGGTCACGCGCACAGAGAAGACGCCCAAGGTTTCAAGGTACCATGCCAGCCACCTGTTAGGTTTTCCCAACTTAACCCCCAACTATCTCCAGAAAGCTACGCGAGGCACGAGCCTACATCCGCACAGTTAGTTAACGCTTCGGAGGATCTCCGCGAGGATGAGAACTGTGATCGTCGAGCGcagtttcaaaaaatcGACGACAAGGGATTTTCGCCCTCAACACTACAACCAGCactttcaaattcttcttctgcctTATGTCCTAGATCGTCACAGCAACTTTGCACAAAACGTAGCATCAAGTATTTGAGGCAGCCAGATGGTCTTTTCATTACTCTAATCCCTCTCGCAAGTAGCGCAATACAGCAAGATATTCCCATACACCAAGGCATAAACCCCTTTGTTTTAGGCCGTTCCGAGGAATGCCATTATAGGATCGAGGACAACCGCCTGTCTAGGGTGCACTGCTACATTCTAAAAAAACGTCATCCTGTTGGAAACAGTATTCACGAATCCCCTGCGCAAGGCCTCGACGATATTTGGTATTGCCACAGCGGTACAAACCCAAGCTACGTAAATGATATTAAACTATCAACTGGTACCAAGATCATCCTCCAGCATGGCGACGAACTCAAAATCATCTGGGACAAACCTCACAACTCTGTTATATCGTTCCGCCTCCACATAAATGACTCCGCGGGCCTCTTCAACGCCGCAAAGGGAATTCCCGCAACTCGACCTTTGGTCAAGCAGACCGCAGATGAGCTAAATCTAGCTTCTAAATTCATCGAAATTATGCACTCGAAACGAGCACCCGCGATTACAACTACAACTAATTCTGCGGCCCCACTTCCAGGTGGCCCTCTGCCCCCCACCCCCCCTCGCATTCCCACAGGAACCAACCCTACTACCATcgccaccaccaccaccacaaCTACGACTACGACTACTACTCCTACGATAACCTCCTCGACTACTGGTTCTCTTCCCAGGGTCCATTCCGTATCTTTATCGCACGACCCAAATAGGAAACCCAAACGTGCAAAGCTTGCACAACCAGATTCTGACGAAAGAACCTTTCAATTCTTATAG
- the PEP4 gene encoding proteinase A (similar to Ashbya gossypii ACR144W ACR143W) has translation MLVQALMPIAALLAAMPAFVEGKIHRASLYKEEGSSLSEVSLTYRSALAGQKYLHGFKKLHPHINITDILEKLKGAANGEVERASSNGHPIALDNFVNNQYYSEIGLGTPPQSFKVVMDTGSSNLWVPNKNCVSEACLNHARFDHDRSSSYAKNDSRFSVSYGKGSMEGFVSYDTLKIGDLTIKNQGFAEATVEPGSAFVYGQFDGILGLAYDGLAVNHIVPPFYEAVHQGLLDEPVFAFYLSDEKKGDSLAGEVVFGGYDETKFTGEISWLPVIRKAYWEVELNSITLGSQKFQLQNYGGALDTGTSFITFPSELYQEFVSKTGATVDPDDGHIIAPCSGSGFPDLTFELAGRSFTISSSDYVVQWDDTTCAVAITPLDLGGAGKMVIIGDVFLRRWYSIYDLSKNAVGLAKSV, from the coding sequence atGCTGGTACAAGCGTTGATGCCCATTGCGGCACTATTGGCGGCTATGCCTGCCTTTGTCGAGGGTAAGATCCATCGTGCATCCTTGTACAAGGAAGAGGGTTCTAGTTTGTCTGAGGTGTCGCTAACTTATCGGTCCGCGCTGGCCGgtcaaaaatatcttcacGGTTTCAAGAAGTTGCATCCTCATATTAATATTACTGATATTttggagaagttgaagggTGCTGCTAACGGTGAGGTTGAGAGGGCTAGTTCTAACGGACATCCTATTGCTTTGGATAATTTTGTTAACAACCAGTACTACTCTGAAATTGGTCTCGGGACGCCTCCACAGTCTTTCAAGGTGGTTATGGACACCGGATCTTCTAACCTCTGGGTTCCTAACAAAAACTGTGTTTCGGAGGCTTGTTTGAATCACGCTAGATTTGACCATGACCGCTCAAGTTCATATGCTAAGAATGACAGTAGGTTCTCTGTGTCGTACGGTAAGGGTTCGATGGAGGGGTTTGTCTCTTACGATACGTTGAAGATCGGCGATTTGACGATCAAGAACCAGGGATTTGCGGAGGCTACTGTCGAGCCCGGTTCCGCGTTTGTGTACGGTCAGTTCGATGGTATTTTAGGTTTGGCGTACGACGGCCTTGCCGTTAACCACATTGTCCCACCGTTCTATGAAGCCGTACACCAAGGGTTGCTTGACGAGCCTGTGTTTGCCTTCTACTTGTCTGACGAGAAAAAGGGTGACAGCCTGGCTGGTGAGGTGGTGTTTGGTGGTTATGACGAAACCAAGTTCACTGGCGAAATTAGTTGGTTGCCTGTTATCCGGAAGGCTTACTGGGAAGTTGAGCTAAACTCTATCACTCTTGGCAGCCAGAAGTTCCAGTTGCAGAACTACGGCGGTGCTTTGGACACCGGTACTTCTTTCATCACGTTCCCTTCGGAATTGTACCAGGAATTCGTCTCCAAGACAGGCGCAACTGTTGACCCTGACGACGGTCACATTATTGCTCCATGCTCCGGCAGTGGCTTCCCAGACTTGACTTTCGAACTCGCTGGTAGGAGCTTCACCATCAGTTCTTCTGACTATGTTGTTCAATGGGACGACACCACATGTGCTGTTGCCATTACTCCACTGGACTTGGGTGGTGCTGGTAAGATGGTTATCATCGGTGATGTCTTCTTGCGTAGATGGTACAGTATCTACGATCTCAGCAAGAACGCTGTCGGCCTGGCTAAGTCTGTTTAA
- the RRD2 gene encoding peptidylprolyl isomerase RRD2 (similar to Ashbya gossypii ACR139C), producing MVVQKRLLTEDDLQKWLNSETYESVVSFVTQLGEAVNGKENAAYEQPISSQIENLCALLDTVAKIVDKHPVVQDKGTSRFGKVEFRDFYDEVRETTKELISSLSSELTDEQVEELAVYFTESWGDRKRIDYGSGHELNFICFLYGLTHYSVLSDADKVNLVLKVFIKYLDVMRLLETKYWLEPAGSHGVWGLDDYHFLPFLFGAFQLTTHKHLKPKSIHNPEIVEVFEKRYMYFECVAFINKVKTTASLRWHSPMLDDISGVRTWSKVAEGMVKMYKAEVLGKLPIMQHFFFSTFLPGPENVSAPRDGATDDAHCISHSHGGWGDCCGIPIPSAIAATELNRRRGKPLPFD from the coding sequence ATGGTAGTTCAAAAAAGGTTGTTGACTGAAGATGATTTGCAGAAGTGGTTGAATTCAGAGACCTATGAGTCTGTGGTGTCTTTTGTCACGCAACTTGGTGAAGCTGTAAATGGTAAAGAGAATGCAGCTTACGAACAACCGATCAGCAGTCAGATAGAGAATCTATGTGCATTATTGGATACAGTTGCTAAGATAGTTGATAAACATCCGGTTGTACAGGATAAGGGCACTTCAAGATTTGGCAAAGTAGAGTTTCGTGATTTTTATGATGAGGTTAGGGAGACAACAAAGGAGCTAATATCGTCTTTGAGTTCTGAATTAACGGATGAACAGGTTGAGGAGTTAGCAGTATACTTTACGGAGTCATGGGGTGACCGCAAAAGAATTGATTATGGATCCGGGCATGAATTAAATTTTATATGTTTTCTTTATGGGTTGACGCACTATTCTGTTTTAAGTGATGCTGATAAAGTTAATCTTGTGTTGAAGGTGTTTATAAAGTATCTTGACGTGATGCGATTATTGGAGACCAAATACTGGTTGGAGCCTGCAGGGTCGCACGGTGTATGGGGTTTGGATGACTACCACTTCCTTCCGTTCTTATTTGGGGCATTCCAATTGACAACTCATAAGCACTTGAAGCCTAAATCAATTCACAATCCTGAGATTGTAGaagtatttgaaaaaaggtACATGTATTTTGAGTGCGTAGCATTTATAAACAAAGTGAAAACTACTGCATCGTTAAGATGGCATTCTCCTATGCTGGACGATATTAGCGGTGTGAGAACTTGGTCTAAGGTTGCAGAGGGTATGGTGAAGATGTATAAAGCTGAAGTATTGGGCAAGCTTCCAATCATGCAGcatttcttcttttcaacatttctACCTGGTCCTGAAAATGTCTCTGCGCCAAGAGATGGTGCAACTGATGATGCCCATTGTATTTCCCATTCGCATGGAGGATGGGGCGATTGTTGTGGGATCCCAATACCAAGTGCTATCGCTGCAACCGAACTAAATAGGAGAAGGGGCAAGCCACTTCCATTTGATTAG
- the DGA1 gene encoding diacylglycerol O-acyltransferase (similar to Ashbya gossypii ACR140C), with translation MTDGSPKLSQRTNERVGKEVSKSVHNSRKDNPVTKTVKDKCQSASEFLRKELLQLKVYDKTNPEGGQLNDTVLRMYFFGQSFNIPPLHMPIQRRLQTLIVAWHTGCFLYFLVFSLFILANPFLWWLMVPYFIYFALDRTPANGNVVKRYSHWFRSLPLWRFYCQYYPIKLYKTVDLEPTFTEASSNGKAEHGELLRFRIWPTKVTITIRRKQNRNKGMVASGPRYIFGYHPHGVVALGAFGSMATEGCGWSKVFPGIPVCVCTLVNQFQIPIYRDYLLAFGCTSVSRRNVLKVLDQNYSVGIVIGGAREALLSKVGSTELILEKRKGFVKLALETGNVNLVPIYAFGETDCYNILDTGKETYLRKFQLWVKETYGFTIPFFFARGMFNYDFGFIPFRNPINVVVGRPIYIEKKRANPTMEEIDHYHKLYISEIQKVFNENKQRFGFDDKTLRCVE, from the coding sequence ATGACAGATGGATCACCAAAATTAAGTCAGAGGACCAATGAAAGAGTTGGCAAAGAAGTATCTAAAAGTGTGCATAATAGTCGGAAGGATAATCCTGTTACAAAAACAGTGAAGGACAAATGCCAGAGTGCGTCAGAATTCTTGAGAAAAGAACTGTTGCAACTTAAGGTGTATGACAAAACCAATCCTGAGGGAGGACAACTTAATGATACTGTTTTGCGGATGTATTTCTTTGGGCAGTCGTTTAATATCCCTCCACTTCATATGCCTATTCAAAGGCGGTTGCAGACTCTGATAGTTGCTTGGCATACGGGGTGTTTTCTATACTTCTTGGTGTTTTCGTTGTTTATTCTAGCGAATCCGTTTTTGTGGTGGTTGATGGTACCCTATTTTATATACTTTGCTTTGGATAGGACACCTGCTAATGGAAATGTGGTTAAGAGGTATTCTCATTGGTTCAGGTCGTTGCCTCTTTGGAGATTCTACTGTCAGTATTATCCGATTAAGCTTTATAAGACGGTTGATTTGGAGCCTACGTTCACGGAGGCATCATCTAATGGGAAGGCGGAGCATGGGGAGTTGTTGAGGTTCAGGATCTGGCCGACCAAGGTTACTATTACGATCAGGCGCAAGCAAAATCGTAATAAAGGAATGGTGGCTAGTGGGCCGCGTTATATCTTTGGGTACCATCCACACGGTGTTGTTGCACTAGGGGCGTTTGGTTCAATGGCCACGGAAGGCTGTGGCTGGTCCAAAGTCTTCCCAGGTATTCCGGTTTGCGTCTGTACATTGGTGAATCAGTTCCAGATTCCTATATACAGGGATTATTTGCTAGCTTTTGGCTGCACATCTGTATCCAGAAGAAACGTTTTGAAGGTCCTAGACCAAAACTACTCTGTTGGGATTGTTATAGGAGGCGCACGGGAAGCCTTGTTGAGTAAGGTGGGATCTACGGAATTGATATTAGAAAAGCGTAAAGGGTTTGTAAAGCTGGCCTTGGAAACTGGAAACGTAAATTTGGTTCCGATATACGCCTTCGGTGAAACAGATTGCTACAATATTCTAGATACAGGGAAGGAAACATATTTACGCAAGTTCCAACTGTGGGTTAAGGAGACTTACGGTTTCACTATccctttcttttttgctCGTGGGATGTTTAATTatgattttggtttcatTCCTTTCAGGAATCCGATAAATGTTGTGGTTGGGAGGCCAATATATAtcgaaaagaaaagagcCAATCCAACTATGGAAGAGATCGATCATTATCACAAGTTGTATATTTCTGAAATACAAAAGGTTTTTAACGAAAACAAGCAGCGGTTTGGCTTTGATGATAAAACCCTACGGTGCGTAGAGTGA